One segment of Choloepus didactylus isolate mChoDid1 chromosome 15, mChoDid1.pri, whole genome shotgun sequence DNA contains the following:
- the TUBGCP2 gene encoding gamma-tubulin complex component 2 isoform X1, producing the protein MLNQCSGRTHCDVGVSAKAMSEFRIHHDVNELLSLLRVHGGEGAEVYIDLLQKNRTPYVTTTISTHSAKVKIAEFSHTPEDFLRKYDELKSKNMRSLDPLVYLLSKLTEDKETLQYLQQNAKERAELAASTAASAATHFSVPATASKISVQELEELRKQLGSVATGSTLQQSLELTRKMLRDKQNKNNSGQHLPVFPAWVYERPTLIGDFLTCPGSSTDAAVPIGSLPLAAQEAAIVEDLLYVLVGVDGRYITAQPLTGRQSRTFLVDPNLDLSVRELVTRILPVAASYSTVTRFIEEKASFEYGQVNHALAAAMRTLVKEYLILVTQLEQLQRQGLLSLQKLWFYVQPTMRTLDILASLATSVDKGECLGGSTLSLLHDRSFNYTGDSQAQELCLYLTQAASVPYFEILERWIYRGVINDPYSEFMVEEHELRKEKIQEDYNDRYWDQRYTVVQQHIPAFLQKMAGKILSTGKYLNVVRECGRDVTCPVAKEVTYTLKERAYVEQIEQAFSYASRVLLDFLLEEQELLAHLRSIKRYFLMDQGDFFVHFMDLTEGELRKPVGDITPSRLEALLELALRMSTANTDPFKDDLKIDLMPHDLITQLLRVLAIETKQEKAMVHADPTELTLSGLEAFSFDYVVKWPLSLIINRKALTRYQMLFRHMFYCKHVERQLCNVWISNKTAKQCSLHSAKWFAGAFTLRQRMLNFVQNIQYYMMFEVMEPTWHVLEKNLRSASNIDDVLGHHTSFLDNCLKDCMLTNPELLKVFSKLMSVCVMFTNCMQRFTQSMKLDSELGRLTLEHGTMLGPPTEAERAEESTRKRLAKKCLAEHVDTPQLASGFEATISKFDKNFSAHLLDLLARLSVYSTSDCEHAVASVISRLDFNGFYTERLERLSAERNQKAAPPGPSPRGAPAPVPRVAVPAQ; encoded by the exons CCGGATTCACCACGATGTCAACGAGCTGCTCAGCTTGCTGCGTGtccatggaggggagggggccgagGTCTACATCGACCTGCTGCAGAAGAACAGGACCCCATACGTGACGACCACCATCTCCACGCACAGCGCCAAG GTTAAAATAGCAGAATTTTCTCATACTCCAGAAGATTTTCTGAGGAAATATGATGAGCTGAAATCTAAGAACATGAGGAGCCTGGACCCACTGGTTTACCTGCTTTCGAAGCTCACGGAGGACAAGGAG ACTCTTCAGTATTTGCAGCAGAATGCAAAAGAAAGAGCTGAGCTTGCTGCCAGCACTGCCGCCAGCGCCGCCACCCACTTCAGTGTCCCAGCCACAGCCTCCAAGATCTCCGTGCAGGAGCTTGAGGAGCTGAGGAAGCAGCTTGGCAGTGTGGCCACAGGCTCCACTTTGCAGCAG TCTCTAGAACTTACAAGAAAGATGCTTCGAGACAAGCAGAACAAAAACAATTCAGGCCAGCACCTCCCAGTTTTCCCAGCGTGGGTGTATGAGAGACCGACCCTGATTGGGGACTTCCTGACCTGCCCCGGCTCAAGCACGGACGCGGCTGTGCCCATAG GCTCGCTGCCCTTGGCCGCCCAGGAGGCCGCCATCGTGGAGGACCTGCTGTACGTGCTGGTGGGTGTGGACGGCAGGTACATCACGGCCCAGCCCCTCACTGGGAGGCAGAGCCGGACCTTCCTCGTGGACCCCAACCTGGACCTGTCCGTCAGGGAGCTGGTGACCCGCATTCTCCCGGTGGCTGCCAGCTACTCCACGGTGACCAG GTTCATCGAGGAAAAGGCTTCCTTTGAGTACGGGCAGGTCAACCATGCCCTGGCGGCCGCCATGAGGACGCTCGTGAAGGAGTACCTGATCCTCGTCACGCAGCTGGAGCAGCTGCAGCGGCAAGGCCTGCTGTCCCTGCAGAAGCTCTGGTTCTACGTGCAGCCCACCATGCGCACGCTGGATATCCTGGCCTCCCTTG CCACGTCGGTGGATAAAGGGGAGTGCCTGGGGGGGTCGACCCTCAGCCTCCTCCACGACCGGAGCTTCAACTACACGGGGGACAGCCAGGCGCAGGAGCTGTGTCTGTACCTGACCCAGGCAGCCAGCGTGCCCTACTTTGAGATCCTGGAGAGGTGGATCTATCGAGGGGTGATCAATGACCCCTACAG CGAGTTCATGGTGGAGGAGCACGAGCTGCGGAAGGAGAAGATCCAGGAGGATTACAACGACAGGTACTGGGACCAGCGGTACACGGTCGTCCAGCAGCACATCCCGGCCTTCCTGCAGAAGATGGCGGGCAAGATCCTCAGCACAG GAAAGTATCTAAATGTGGTGCGAGAGTGCGGCCGCGATGTCACCTGCCCAGTGGCCAAGGAGGTCACCTACACCCTGAAGGAGCGGGCGTATGTGGAGCAGATCGAGCAGGCGTTCAGCTATGCCAGCAGGGTTCTGCTGGACTTCCTGCTGGAGGAGCAGGAGCTGCTGGCCCACCTCAG GTCCATCAAGCGCTACTTCCTGATGGACCAGGGCGACTTCTTTGTGCACTTCATGGACCTCACTGAGGGGGAGCTGAGGAAGCCGGTGGGCGACATCACGCCCAGCCGCCTGGAGGCCCTGCTGGAGCTGGCCCTGCGGATGAGCACTGCCAACACAGACCCCTTCAAGGACGACCTGAAG ATCGACCTGATGCCTCACGACCTGATCACGCAGCTCCTGCGTGTCCTGGCCATAGAGACCAAGCAGGAGAAGGCGATGGTCCACGCGGACCCCACGGAGCTCACGCTCAGCGGCCTGGAGGCCTTCTCTTTTGACTACGTGGTCAAGTGGCCCCTGTCACTCATTATCAACAG GAAAGCCTTGACGCGCTACCAGATGCTCTTCAGACACATGTTCTACTGTAAGCACGTGGAGCGGCAGCTGTGCAACGTTTGGATCAGCAACAAAACCGCCAAACAGTGCTCTTTACACTCTGCAAAGTG GTTTGCTGGTGCCTTCACTCTGCGGCAgcggatgctgaattttgtccaGAATATTCAGTACTACATGATGTTTGAGGTGATGGAGCCCACCTGGCACGTTCTGGAGAAGAATCTGAGATCC GCCTCCAACATCGACGACGTCCTGGGCCACCACACGAGCTTCCTGGACAACTGCCTCAAGGACTGCATGCTGACCAACCCCGAGCTGCTGAAGGTCTTCTCGAAGCTCATGTCCGTGTGCGTCATGTTCACCAACTGCATGCAG agGTTTACCCAGAGCATGAAACTGGACAGTGAACTGGGCCGCCTGACACTGGAGCATGGGACGATGCTGGGGCCACCCACGGAGGCTGAGCGGGCCGAGGAGAGCACCAGGAAGAGACTCGCCAAGAAG tgccTGGCCGAGCACGTGGACACGCCCCAGTTAGCTTCGGGCTTCGAGGCGACCATCAGCAAGTTCGATAAGAACTTCTCGGCGCACCTGCTCGACCTCCTGGCGCGGCTCAGCGTGTACAGCACCAGTGACTGCGAGCACGCCGTGGCCAGCGTCATCTCCAG gctGGATTTCAACGGCTTCTACACGGAGCGTCTGGAGCGCCTGTCGGCGGAGAGGAACCAGAAGGCCGCCCCCCCGGGACCCAGCCCGCGCGGGGCTCCGGCGCCAGTGCCCAGGGTCGCGGTCCCTGCGCAGTGA
- the TUBGCP2 gene encoding gamma-tubulin complex component 2 isoform X2: MSEFRIHHDVNELLSLLRVHGGEGAEVYIDLLQKNRTPYVTTTISTHSAKVKIAEFSHTPEDFLRKYDELKSKNMRSLDPLVYLLSKLTEDKETLQYLQQNAKERAELAASTAASAATHFSVPATASKISVQELEELRKQLGSVATGSTLQQSLELTRKMLRDKQNKNNSGQHLPVFPAWVYERPTLIGDFLTCPGSSTDAAVPIGSLPLAAQEAAIVEDLLYVLVGVDGRYITAQPLTGRQSRTFLVDPNLDLSVRELVTRILPVAASYSTVTRFIEEKASFEYGQVNHALAAAMRTLVKEYLILVTQLEQLQRQGLLSLQKLWFYVQPTMRTLDILASLATSVDKGECLGGSTLSLLHDRSFNYTGDSQAQELCLYLTQAASVPYFEILERWIYRGVINDPYSEFMVEEHELRKEKIQEDYNDRYWDQRYTVVQQHIPAFLQKMAGKILSTGKYLNVVRECGRDVTCPVAKEVTYTLKERAYVEQIEQAFSYASRVLLDFLLEEQELLAHLRSIKRYFLMDQGDFFVHFMDLTEGELRKPVGDITPSRLEALLELALRMSTANTDPFKDDLKIDLMPHDLITQLLRVLAIETKQEKAMVHADPTELTLSGLEAFSFDYVVKWPLSLIINRKALTRYQMLFRHMFYCKHVERQLCNVWISNKTAKQCSLHSAKWFAGAFTLRQRMLNFVQNIQYYMMFEVMEPTWHVLEKNLRSASNIDDVLGHHTSFLDNCLKDCMLTNPELLKVFSKLMSVCVMFTNCMQRFTQSMKLDSELGRLTLEHGTMLGPPTEAERAEESTRKRLAKKCLAEHVDTPQLASGFEATISKFDKNFSAHLLDLLARLSVYSTSDCEHAVASVISRLDFNGFYTERLERLSAERNQKAAPPGPSPRGAPAPVPRVAVPAQ; the protein is encoded by the exons CCGGATTCACCACGATGTCAACGAGCTGCTCAGCTTGCTGCGTGtccatggaggggagggggccgagGTCTACATCGACCTGCTGCAGAAGAACAGGACCCCATACGTGACGACCACCATCTCCACGCACAGCGCCAAG GTTAAAATAGCAGAATTTTCTCATACTCCAGAAGATTTTCTGAGGAAATATGATGAGCTGAAATCTAAGAACATGAGGAGCCTGGACCCACTGGTTTACCTGCTTTCGAAGCTCACGGAGGACAAGGAG ACTCTTCAGTATTTGCAGCAGAATGCAAAAGAAAGAGCTGAGCTTGCTGCCAGCACTGCCGCCAGCGCCGCCACCCACTTCAGTGTCCCAGCCACAGCCTCCAAGATCTCCGTGCAGGAGCTTGAGGAGCTGAGGAAGCAGCTTGGCAGTGTGGCCACAGGCTCCACTTTGCAGCAG TCTCTAGAACTTACAAGAAAGATGCTTCGAGACAAGCAGAACAAAAACAATTCAGGCCAGCACCTCCCAGTTTTCCCAGCGTGGGTGTATGAGAGACCGACCCTGATTGGGGACTTCCTGACCTGCCCCGGCTCAAGCACGGACGCGGCTGTGCCCATAG GCTCGCTGCCCTTGGCCGCCCAGGAGGCCGCCATCGTGGAGGACCTGCTGTACGTGCTGGTGGGTGTGGACGGCAGGTACATCACGGCCCAGCCCCTCACTGGGAGGCAGAGCCGGACCTTCCTCGTGGACCCCAACCTGGACCTGTCCGTCAGGGAGCTGGTGACCCGCATTCTCCCGGTGGCTGCCAGCTACTCCACGGTGACCAG GTTCATCGAGGAAAAGGCTTCCTTTGAGTACGGGCAGGTCAACCATGCCCTGGCGGCCGCCATGAGGACGCTCGTGAAGGAGTACCTGATCCTCGTCACGCAGCTGGAGCAGCTGCAGCGGCAAGGCCTGCTGTCCCTGCAGAAGCTCTGGTTCTACGTGCAGCCCACCATGCGCACGCTGGATATCCTGGCCTCCCTTG CCACGTCGGTGGATAAAGGGGAGTGCCTGGGGGGGTCGACCCTCAGCCTCCTCCACGACCGGAGCTTCAACTACACGGGGGACAGCCAGGCGCAGGAGCTGTGTCTGTACCTGACCCAGGCAGCCAGCGTGCCCTACTTTGAGATCCTGGAGAGGTGGATCTATCGAGGGGTGATCAATGACCCCTACAG CGAGTTCATGGTGGAGGAGCACGAGCTGCGGAAGGAGAAGATCCAGGAGGATTACAACGACAGGTACTGGGACCAGCGGTACACGGTCGTCCAGCAGCACATCCCGGCCTTCCTGCAGAAGATGGCGGGCAAGATCCTCAGCACAG GAAAGTATCTAAATGTGGTGCGAGAGTGCGGCCGCGATGTCACCTGCCCAGTGGCCAAGGAGGTCACCTACACCCTGAAGGAGCGGGCGTATGTGGAGCAGATCGAGCAGGCGTTCAGCTATGCCAGCAGGGTTCTGCTGGACTTCCTGCTGGAGGAGCAGGAGCTGCTGGCCCACCTCAG GTCCATCAAGCGCTACTTCCTGATGGACCAGGGCGACTTCTTTGTGCACTTCATGGACCTCACTGAGGGGGAGCTGAGGAAGCCGGTGGGCGACATCACGCCCAGCCGCCTGGAGGCCCTGCTGGAGCTGGCCCTGCGGATGAGCACTGCCAACACAGACCCCTTCAAGGACGACCTGAAG ATCGACCTGATGCCTCACGACCTGATCACGCAGCTCCTGCGTGTCCTGGCCATAGAGACCAAGCAGGAGAAGGCGATGGTCCACGCGGACCCCACGGAGCTCACGCTCAGCGGCCTGGAGGCCTTCTCTTTTGACTACGTGGTCAAGTGGCCCCTGTCACTCATTATCAACAG GAAAGCCTTGACGCGCTACCAGATGCTCTTCAGACACATGTTCTACTGTAAGCACGTGGAGCGGCAGCTGTGCAACGTTTGGATCAGCAACAAAACCGCCAAACAGTGCTCTTTACACTCTGCAAAGTG GTTTGCTGGTGCCTTCACTCTGCGGCAgcggatgctgaattttgtccaGAATATTCAGTACTACATGATGTTTGAGGTGATGGAGCCCACCTGGCACGTTCTGGAGAAGAATCTGAGATCC GCCTCCAACATCGACGACGTCCTGGGCCACCACACGAGCTTCCTGGACAACTGCCTCAAGGACTGCATGCTGACCAACCCCGAGCTGCTGAAGGTCTTCTCGAAGCTCATGTCCGTGTGCGTCATGTTCACCAACTGCATGCAG agGTTTACCCAGAGCATGAAACTGGACAGTGAACTGGGCCGCCTGACACTGGAGCATGGGACGATGCTGGGGCCACCCACGGAGGCTGAGCGGGCCGAGGAGAGCACCAGGAAGAGACTCGCCAAGAAG tgccTGGCCGAGCACGTGGACACGCCCCAGTTAGCTTCGGGCTTCGAGGCGACCATCAGCAAGTTCGATAAGAACTTCTCGGCGCACCTGCTCGACCTCCTGGCGCGGCTCAGCGTGTACAGCACCAGTGACTGCGAGCACGCCGTGGCCAGCGTCATCTCCAG gctGGATTTCAACGGCTTCTACACGGAGCGTCTGGAGCGCCTGTCGGCGGAGAGGAACCAGAAGGCCGCCCCCCCGGGACCCAGCCCGCGCGGGGCTCCGGCGCCAGTGCCCAGGGTCGCGGTCCCTGCGCAGTGA
- the TUBGCP2 gene encoding gamma-tubulin complex component 2 isoform X3, with product MRSLDPLVYLLSKLTEDKETLQYLQQNAKERAELAASTAASAATHFSVPATASKISVQELEELRKQLGSVATGSTLQQSLELTRKMLRDKQNKNNSGQHLPVFPAWVYERPTLIGDFLTCPGSSTDAAVPIGSLPLAAQEAAIVEDLLYVLVGVDGRYITAQPLTGRQSRTFLVDPNLDLSVRELVTRILPVAASYSTVTRFIEEKASFEYGQVNHALAAAMRTLVKEYLILVTQLEQLQRQGLLSLQKLWFYVQPTMRTLDILASLATSVDKGECLGGSTLSLLHDRSFNYTGDSQAQELCLYLTQAASVPYFEILERWIYRGVINDPYSEFMVEEHELRKEKIQEDYNDRYWDQRYTVVQQHIPAFLQKMAGKILSTGKYLNVVRECGRDVTCPVAKEVTYTLKERAYVEQIEQAFSYASRVLLDFLLEEQELLAHLRSIKRYFLMDQGDFFVHFMDLTEGELRKPVGDITPSRLEALLELALRMSTANTDPFKDDLKIDLMPHDLITQLLRVLAIETKQEKAMVHADPTELTLSGLEAFSFDYVVKWPLSLIINRKALTRYQMLFRHMFYCKHVERQLCNVWISNKTAKQCSLHSAKWFAGAFTLRQRMLNFVQNIQYYMMFEVMEPTWHVLEKNLRSASNIDDVLGHHTSFLDNCLKDCMLTNPELLKVFSKLMSVCVMFTNCMQRFTQSMKLDSELGRLTLEHGTMLGPPTEAERAEESTRKRLAKKCLAEHVDTPQLASGFEATISKFDKNFSAHLLDLLARLSVYSTSDCEHAVASVISRLDFNGFYTERLERLSAERNQKAAPPGPSPRGAPAPVPRVAVPAQ from the exons ATGAGGAGCCTGGACCCACTGGTTTACCTGCTTTCGAAGCTCACGGAGGACAAGGAG ACTCTTCAGTATTTGCAGCAGAATGCAAAAGAAAGAGCTGAGCTTGCTGCCAGCACTGCCGCCAGCGCCGCCACCCACTTCAGTGTCCCAGCCACAGCCTCCAAGATCTCCGTGCAGGAGCTTGAGGAGCTGAGGAAGCAGCTTGGCAGTGTGGCCACAGGCTCCACTTTGCAGCAG TCTCTAGAACTTACAAGAAAGATGCTTCGAGACAAGCAGAACAAAAACAATTCAGGCCAGCACCTCCCAGTTTTCCCAGCGTGGGTGTATGAGAGACCGACCCTGATTGGGGACTTCCTGACCTGCCCCGGCTCAAGCACGGACGCGGCTGTGCCCATAG GCTCGCTGCCCTTGGCCGCCCAGGAGGCCGCCATCGTGGAGGACCTGCTGTACGTGCTGGTGGGTGTGGACGGCAGGTACATCACGGCCCAGCCCCTCACTGGGAGGCAGAGCCGGACCTTCCTCGTGGACCCCAACCTGGACCTGTCCGTCAGGGAGCTGGTGACCCGCATTCTCCCGGTGGCTGCCAGCTACTCCACGGTGACCAG GTTCATCGAGGAAAAGGCTTCCTTTGAGTACGGGCAGGTCAACCATGCCCTGGCGGCCGCCATGAGGACGCTCGTGAAGGAGTACCTGATCCTCGTCACGCAGCTGGAGCAGCTGCAGCGGCAAGGCCTGCTGTCCCTGCAGAAGCTCTGGTTCTACGTGCAGCCCACCATGCGCACGCTGGATATCCTGGCCTCCCTTG CCACGTCGGTGGATAAAGGGGAGTGCCTGGGGGGGTCGACCCTCAGCCTCCTCCACGACCGGAGCTTCAACTACACGGGGGACAGCCAGGCGCAGGAGCTGTGTCTGTACCTGACCCAGGCAGCCAGCGTGCCCTACTTTGAGATCCTGGAGAGGTGGATCTATCGAGGGGTGATCAATGACCCCTACAG CGAGTTCATGGTGGAGGAGCACGAGCTGCGGAAGGAGAAGATCCAGGAGGATTACAACGACAGGTACTGGGACCAGCGGTACACGGTCGTCCAGCAGCACATCCCGGCCTTCCTGCAGAAGATGGCGGGCAAGATCCTCAGCACAG GAAAGTATCTAAATGTGGTGCGAGAGTGCGGCCGCGATGTCACCTGCCCAGTGGCCAAGGAGGTCACCTACACCCTGAAGGAGCGGGCGTATGTGGAGCAGATCGAGCAGGCGTTCAGCTATGCCAGCAGGGTTCTGCTGGACTTCCTGCTGGAGGAGCAGGAGCTGCTGGCCCACCTCAG GTCCATCAAGCGCTACTTCCTGATGGACCAGGGCGACTTCTTTGTGCACTTCATGGACCTCACTGAGGGGGAGCTGAGGAAGCCGGTGGGCGACATCACGCCCAGCCGCCTGGAGGCCCTGCTGGAGCTGGCCCTGCGGATGAGCACTGCCAACACAGACCCCTTCAAGGACGACCTGAAG ATCGACCTGATGCCTCACGACCTGATCACGCAGCTCCTGCGTGTCCTGGCCATAGAGACCAAGCAGGAGAAGGCGATGGTCCACGCGGACCCCACGGAGCTCACGCTCAGCGGCCTGGAGGCCTTCTCTTTTGACTACGTGGTCAAGTGGCCCCTGTCACTCATTATCAACAG GAAAGCCTTGACGCGCTACCAGATGCTCTTCAGACACATGTTCTACTGTAAGCACGTGGAGCGGCAGCTGTGCAACGTTTGGATCAGCAACAAAACCGCCAAACAGTGCTCTTTACACTCTGCAAAGTG GTTTGCTGGTGCCTTCACTCTGCGGCAgcggatgctgaattttgtccaGAATATTCAGTACTACATGATGTTTGAGGTGATGGAGCCCACCTGGCACGTTCTGGAGAAGAATCTGAGATCC GCCTCCAACATCGACGACGTCCTGGGCCACCACACGAGCTTCCTGGACAACTGCCTCAAGGACTGCATGCTGACCAACCCCGAGCTGCTGAAGGTCTTCTCGAAGCTCATGTCCGTGTGCGTCATGTTCACCAACTGCATGCAG agGTTTACCCAGAGCATGAAACTGGACAGTGAACTGGGCCGCCTGACACTGGAGCATGGGACGATGCTGGGGCCACCCACGGAGGCTGAGCGGGCCGAGGAGAGCACCAGGAAGAGACTCGCCAAGAAG tgccTGGCCGAGCACGTGGACACGCCCCAGTTAGCTTCGGGCTTCGAGGCGACCATCAGCAAGTTCGATAAGAACTTCTCGGCGCACCTGCTCGACCTCCTGGCGCGGCTCAGCGTGTACAGCACCAGTGACTGCGAGCACGCCGTGGCCAGCGTCATCTCCAG gctGGATTTCAACGGCTTCTACACGGAGCGTCTGGAGCGCCTGTCGGCGGAGAGGAACCAGAAGGCCGCCCCCCCGGGACCCAGCCCGCGCGGGGCTCCGGCGCCAGTGCCCAGGGTCGCGGTCCCTGCGCAGTGA